GCGATATGGGCTTTGAGCCAATTAATACATCGGTTGGACGATTAGGTGTGCTGGTTTGCTGGGATCAATGGTACCCCGAAGCAGCCCGTTTAATGGCTTTGGCTGGCGCCGAAGTGCTGATTTATCCGACGGCCATTGGATGGGAATCTTCGGACCCGAAAGACGAACAGCAACGTCAGCTCGATGCGTGGATGATTTCGCAGCGCGGACATGCCGTAGCAAACGGACTTCCGGTGATTTCGGTGAACCGGGCAGGGCATGAGCCTGATCATTCCGGACAAACCAAGGGAATTCAATTCTGGGGGAATAGCTTTGTGGCTGGTCCTCAGGGGGAACTGTTGACAATCGCACCAAATGACTCGGAAGCCAATTTGTTGGTTGATGTTGATCTGGAACGTTCGGAAAATGTGCGCCGTTGGTGGCCGTTTCTGCGCGATCGTCGCATTGATGCTTATGATGATTTGCTGAAACGTTTTCGTGATTGAAAAAAATAGCTTCTGCTTTCGCAGGAAATAGCTGTTTAACTACTCAAAAAAAGGATTACGGAGTCCATTGATTTTCCTCCGCGATCCTTTTTTATTTTGATCGGGATGCAGAAATATTTTCATCCCGATCAAAATATTTCTGCATCCCGGTCGATTAATTGTTCACCGGCTGGCTCATTTGTTTCTCTGCTTTGTTAAGCTGCAGCTGAAGCGGGGCGATTTCCTCTCCCCAATAGATAGTGGTATGGGGGAACGGGATTTCGATGTTGACCTTATCGAAAGCTATTTTCAGCCTGCGACGGTATTCGCGGCCAACGGCCCACTGCTGAATCGGTTGTGTTTTCAGCCGGGCTTTAATTACCAGCGCGCTGTCGCCAAATTGGTCGAGCCCGACAACCTCAATCGGTTCCAGAATTTTGTCCTTGAATTCATTGTCCTGTTGCATATCGGCACCTACTTCCTTCATAATATCCATCACCTGGTCGACATCTTCTTTATAAGCAACGCCGATGTCGAAAACCATGGCCGACCACTCTTTGGTCATGTTCGAAAGCGAGTTGATTTTTCCGTTTTGGAAGATGTGCACCACACCCGAAAAGTCGCGCAGGGTAATGGTACGCAGCTCTATCTTTTCGACGACACCGCCGGTTCCGTTGATAATGGCTACGTCGCCGATGCGAATTTGATCTTCGAGCAAGATGAAAAAACCGGAAATGAAGTCGCGAACCAATTCCTGGGCACCAAAACCCACAGCCAGTCCGACGATTCCGGCACTAGCCAGAATGGGACCGATATCGACTCCGAATTTGCCCAGTAAGATCATCAGGAAGATGATCCAGATAATAATCTTCCCGGCGCCGCGAACAATCCCCATCAGCGTGTTGGTCCTTTTTTCGGCTTCTAAATTACTTTGGTTATCACCTTTCATGGCTCTTCTTAGGATAAGCCCGTGTAGCTTGTTAACCAAAAAATGCAGCAATCGCATGCTTATCAAAAAGAGTAGGATAATGATGATAATGGACGGAACATTATTAATTGCCCAGTCGACAAGAGTGGTGGCGGCTTTGGTCCAAAAGTCACTGCTGAATATTTCCTGCATAAGCTAATGTTTTTAATGTTTAGGAATGAAAATGGTTGGTCTGGAAGTATTTCATTCTATTAAAGAACAGGATGAAGAGATTTAGTGTTCAATTTGAAGCATAAAAATCCATTGAGTTGGGAGTTATCGGCTAAGAGTAGCAAGATGATGTTCATGTGTTTCACCCGAGCTAACTTTGGGGATTCATCGCTGATTTTTTAATTTTATGCAAAACAAAATTAGCTATGAAGAAAACCTGGAAATGGGGAATTCTTGCTCCCGGACGGATTGCCCGAAAATTTGCTACGGAATTACAAACCCTCGATAATGCTGAAATAGTTGCGGTCGGTTCACGTAATCAGGCCAGATCGGACGAATTTGCAGCCGATTTTCATGTGAAGAAAGCTTACGGAAGCTACGAAGACCTGGCTGCCGAGCCGGATGTGGAGGTGGTGTATGTGGCTTCGCCGCACTCGCACCACGCAGAGCATGCCATTATGTGCATGAATCAGGGAAAGCATGTGTTATGCGAGAAGGCGCTTTCGCTGAATTTGAAAGAGGTGATTGAAATGTTTGAGGTGGCCCGGAAGAATGATGTATTGCTGATGGAAGCCTTTGTTACCCCGTTTCAACCTTCGTATCGCAAAGCGAAAGAGATTATTGAATCGGGCGAGATGGGGAAAATTCAGTACCTGCATGGCTGGTTCGGATTTAATACAGCTCCTTACGATCCGCAGGGACGACTTTTCAATCCGGAGTTGGGTGGCGGTTCATTATTGGATATCGGCCTGTATGCCGTGTTCGATGCACTTTGGTTTTTAGGTTCTCCGAAAGATATATCTGCATCGGCTGCCCTAACTGACCGCGGCATCGATACCAGCCTGACCATGCGGTTCGACTATCCGGAAGGTGTATTTGCATCGCTATATTCCTCATTCTATACCGCTTCGGGACCGGGGTGCGATATCTTTTGTGAAAAAGGCATACTACGTATTACCCGGAGAGGAATTTTACATCAACAACTGGAGACCCGTTCGCGGGGAACTGATCCGGTTCGTTATACCTGGGAAGATGACGAGTGCGGTATGAAGCTGGAAGCAGTGGAAGTGATGAAGTGTCTGGATGAAGGCAAAAAAGAGAGTGAAGTGATGCCCTACAGCCGAAGTTTTGAGCTAATGAAAACACTTGATAGTATTCGGGAACACGCCGGAATTCATTATCAGGGTAGAGGCTAGTAAAGAATAAAAGTAAAATAAAACAGGGCACCTTCTTCAGCGGAGATGCCCTGTTTTAGTATGGAAAAGCAGG
This Prolixibacter sp. NT017 DNA region includes the following protein-coding sequences:
- a CDS encoding carbon-nitrogen hydrolase; amino-acid sequence: MSKTIKAGLIQQKNSESIQSNIDKSTENIAICAKEGAELVVLQELHNSLYFCQTEETCQFDLAEPIPGPSTEHYSKLAKEHGIVLVTSLFEKRAPGLYHNTAVVFEKDGSIAGKYRKMHIPDDPAYYEKFYFTPGDMGFEPINTSVGRLGVLVCWDQWYPEAARLMALAGAEVLIYPTAIGWESSDPKDEQQRQLDAWMISQRGHAVANGLPVISVNRAGHEPDHSGQTKGIQFWGNSFVAGPQGELLTIAPNDSEANLLVDVDLERSENVRRWWPFLRDRRIDAYDDLLKRFRD
- a CDS encoding mechanosensitive ion channel family protein, coding for MQEIFSSDFWTKAATTLVDWAINNVPSIIIIILLFLISMRLLHFLVNKLHGLILRRAMKGDNQSNLEAEKRTNTLMGIVRGAGKIIIWIIFLMILLGKFGVDIGPILASAGIVGLAVGFGAQELVRDFISGFFILLEDQIRIGDVAIINGTGGVVEKIELRTITLRDFSGVVHIFQNGKINSLSNMTKEWSAMVFDIGVAYKEDVDQVMDIMKEVGADMQQDNEFKDKILEPIEVVGLDQFGDSALVIKARLKTQPIQQWAVGREYRRRLKIAFDKVNIEIPFPHTTIYWGEEIAPLQLQLNKAEKQMSQPVNN
- a CDS encoding Gfo/Idh/MocA family protein, giving the protein MKKTWKWGILAPGRIARKFATELQTLDNAEIVAVGSRNQARSDEFAADFHVKKAYGSYEDLAAEPDVEVVYVASPHSHHAEHAIMCMNQGKHVLCEKALSLNLKEVIEMFEVARKNDVLLMEAFVTPFQPSYRKAKEIIESGEMGKIQYLHGWFGFNTAPYDPQGRLFNPELGGGSLLDIGLYAVFDALWFLGSPKDISASAALTDRGIDTSLTMRFDYPEGVFASLYSSFYTASGPGCDIFCEKGILRITRRGILHQQLETRSRGTDPVRYTWEDDECGMKLEAVEVMKCLDEGKKESEVMPYSRSFELMKTLDSIREHAGIHYQGRG